The Anomaloglossus baeobatrachus isolate aAnoBae1 chromosome 5, aAnoBae1.hap1, whole genome shotgun sequence genome includes the window gagatgagtgggatgtaaacatcccgctcatctccttccttccgcatatcctacggaagccgcagtgacgccggtaggagatgttcctcgctcctgcggcttcacacacagcgatgtgtgctgccgcaggagcgaggaacaacatcggactgtcgcgtcagcgtaattatggattacgccgacgctgcaccgatgatacgattacgacgcttttgcgctcgttaatcgtatcatctaggctttacacactacgatgtcacatgcgatgcaggaagtgcgtcattttcaatttgaccccaccgacatcgcacctgcgatgtcgtagtgtgcaaagcccgcctaacaatcTTGGCTGTATCATCTTTGTTAGGTCATCTTTGAAAACAAGCTATAtaggggcctttttgagaattgttgctccatGGGGGAACTCTTCCATTCTTGGCTAGAAAACAGGCTCTGTATTGGGGCCatcttgagaattgttgctctgtgaggGAACTCTAATAATCTTGGTTGTATGGATCAGCTCTAAAAACAGGCTCTCTATGGGCATTTGAGAATTGTAACTCTGTGTGGGATCACAAACATTCTGGGCTGTGTGTGTAAGTCAACTCTGAAAACAGACTAGGTAGGGGCCTTTTTAAGAATTGTTGCTCAGTGGAGAAACTCTTTCAATTTTGGCTATGTGGGTTAACTGGTAGAACAGGCTCTGAAGGGGCCTTTTTGAAaattggttatttggccctttccagcctaaaaatatcaggccgcagccactccagaagtggcacatcacattagatatgccaattctggtGATTCACCTCAGCTCTTCCAATAGCCCTGGTGTATCAGCCATCGTGGTAATGGTagttggtgttgatgtcagctgtgtagagtTAGCTGGTATCAAGCTCTAGTGTTAATATTTGAGAGGTGccaatcagacacccctattactaatccagtaagcaAACACAAAagaaaaccacacacacacacaaatatactttATCTAAATAAACTCTTTTCACTGGTCCACCATGttataaaaacaaacaaatatgCAGGTCTGACGTAGTCCAGTGAAGAGacttagggtactttacacgctgcgacatcgctagccgatggtagcgatgctgagcgcgatagtacccgcccccgtcgcacatgcgatttcttgtgatagctgccatagcgaacattatcgctatggcagcttcacacgcacttacctgccctgcgacgacgctctggccggcgacccgcctcctttctaagggggcgggttgtgcagcatcacagcaacgtcacacggcaggcggccaatagaagcggaggggcggagatgagcgggatgtaaacattccgcccacctccttccttccgcatagccggaggtaaggagatgttcctcgctcctgcggcttcatacacagtgatgtgtgctgccgcaggaacgatgaacaacattgtacctgtcgctgcagcgaaattatgaaaatgaccgacactagacacagatcaccgatttacgacgcttttgcaatcgtttatcggtgcatctaggctttacacgttgcgacgttgttactggcgccggtgtgcgtcactttcgatttgaccccgacgacatcgcagtagcgatgtcgcaacgtgcaaagtaccccttagactgtgaTGAGCCATGACGGTGGGAACACACAGCTCATCACAGTCGCCAGGTCTCGTGAAGCGCAGCGTGAGCTGAGACTGGCTGCTGATCAAAGTCTATAGAGACTCATCCTGAGGCTCTGTAGTCTTTAAtctagtcagggccagaaatatttggacagtgacacaagttttgttattttagctgtttacaaaaacatgttcagaaatacaattatatatatataatatgggctgaaagtgcacactcccagctgcaatatgagagttttcacatccaaatcggagtaagggtttaggaatcatagctctgtaatgcatagcctcctctttttcaagggaccaaaagtaattggacaagggactctaagggctgcaattaattctgaaggcgtctccctcgttaacctgtaatcaatgaagtagttaaaaggtctggggttgattacaggtgtgtggttttgcatttggaagctgttgctgtgactagacaacatgcggtctaaggaactctcaattgaggtgaagcagaacatcctgaggctgaaaaaaaagaaaaaatccatcagagagatagcagacatgcttggagtagcaaaatcaacagtcgggtacattctgagaaaaaaggaattgactggtgagcttgggaactcaaaaaggcctgggcgtccacggatgacaacagtggtggatgatcgccgcatactttctttggtgaagaaaaacccgttcacaacatcaactgaagtccagaacactctcagtgaagtaggtgtatctgtctctaagtcaacagtaaagagaagactccatgaaagtaaatacaaagggttcacatctagatgcaaaccattcatcaattccaaaaatagacaggccagagttaaatttgctgaaaaacacctcatgaagccagctcagttctggaaaagtattctatggacagatgagacaaagatcaacctgtaccagaatgatgggaagaaaaaagtttggagaagaaagggaacagcacatgatccaaggcacaccacatcctctgtaaaacatggtggaggcaacgtgatggcatgggcatgcatggctttcaatggcactgggtcacttgtgtttattgatgacataacagcagacaagagtagccggatgaattctgaagtgtacagggatatactttcagcccagattcagccaaatgccgcaaagttgatcggacggcgcttcatagtacagatggacaatgaccccaagcatacagccaaagctacccaggagttcatgagtgtaaaaaagtggaacattctgcaatggccaagtcaatcaccagatcttaacccaattgagcatgcatttcacttgctcaaatccagacttaagacggaaagacccacaaacaagcaagacctgaaggctgcggctgtaaaggcctggcaaagcattaagaaggaggaaacctagcgtttggtgatgtccatgggttccagacttaaggcagtgattgcctccaaaggattcgcaacaagatattgaaaataaaaatattttgtttggatttggtttatttgtccaattacttttgacctcctaaaatgtggagtgtttgtaaagaaatgtgtacaattcctacaatttctatcagatatttttgttcaaaccttcaaattaaacgttacaatctgcacttgaattctgttgtagaggtttcatttcaaatccaatgtggtggcatgcagagcccaactcgcgaaaattgtgtcactgtccaaatatttctggacctaactgtatgtaactgAGGAAAGTCATTGGGAACCACTGAATTACATTGGTGATTGAGGGacagtgttttgtttttatttctctctttttatggctTTCATGTTTACATTTGCGGACTACGTTGGATTCCATGGACTACCAGGGagagtatttatttaaataaagtatTGTTGTGTGTGTTTTCCTTTTTTATTAACTGGATTAGTTGTGGGGGTGTCTGAGagacacctctctattactaacaccagggcttgatgccagctaacatCAAACCCAACTACCAAgaacccgattgccatcgcaccagggcatagTGCCACAATTTGAATATTTAaggtgatgcaccacttctggggtggctgtgagaTGGTATTTTTAGACTGTGAAGTGCCCCCCTTACCGTGGAGTTTCCCAGCCTGATAAAATTAGCTCACAGCTGTTTGATTTACCTTTGTTGGATACAAAAACTGGGGGACctcacataacttttttttttcatttatgtaaTCATAATAAGGTGTCCAATAATCTCCACAGgatgcaattttattatatgtctgttgctttctctgtcatCGTCTGTCAGTCTCTGTTGTTGTCGCTCGCTCTATTACTTTCTgtctatctatttctatctattatttatctctaAAGATCCGACAGAAAATAAGAGACTCTCTTCTCCAATGATAAATGTAAAAATCCACTGGTACATCAATTCAAAGGGATATACATATTAAAACCATCTGAGAAAGAAAATAGGGGAAGGTGTACAGTGTAAAAAACAGACTCAGGGCACAAAATATAGTCTGAACAAAACCACCACATTGGTTGTAAATATACGATGGAAAGGTATACACACATAAATTATAATAGATGGTACTGTAATGCATAGGTTATATatgtaaacatatatatatatatatgtttacatatatatatatatatatatatatatatatatatatatatgtaagacaAAAGAAAGTAAACAGGGTGTCTATGATTAATGGCGCCAAggtgtgaaagtatgggagtctcacaaagggagaactaagccaGTGCAAACAAATGAGCAGATCATGATGCAAAATCAAATAACAACCGCAGATAACCATTATAATATGTTTAATAGAGCTGTAAACACTGCTGGAGGATAGTTACCATATGACTAAGCCCCTGGGATGCCACATTGACACTGAGGCCAGTTAAGTTATTAATATTTCTTTTTATAGCATTCACTGCCGTCTATAAACGAAtgcaaaaaagcaagtaaaaacacTACAAAACGCAGGAAATGCGCACCAAAGCCACAATCCTTTTTATACCTGCGATTTTATAGTGTTTTTGAAAgacttcattaaagtcaatgggtgaaaaaaatgctgcaaaacgccgaaagaattgacatgctggagattattttctgcaccatatCTACACGtcacaaataagcaacgtgtgcatgacacttcgggattgtcattgactttgctggcatcaggattcccttcaggttttgtgatagAGCTGCGTTCAAAACTGTATAAATAATGGAATaaaaactcaacgtgtgcacagagccttatgCTGGTCTATTTTTTAGGGATAATAGGTCGCTTGGTGCGACCTTCAGATTTCAAGTATTGGCTAAGCTTAGGGCGAGAAGTAATGCGTTCAATGTATGCATTAAGGAGGGGAAATGCTGAAAGGCATTCTGGGAATAAGGCAAGATGACAGTGCAGGAGATCCAGGAGGTTGTAATCTGCATATGAGATCTGTGGGGATACAAAAGCACAAATTAATAATGGTCATAGGCTAGAGAGTCACACAGCGGGTGCCATGCTATCAATTAAAGAGGCATTTTTGTTACATTAACTCTTGACAAGTCATAGAGACCATTGATCACTGAAATGAAGGCACTAGCTGAAAACAAAGACCCTTTACATGTGATTTCTTTATTTTAAGAATTGGGGTTATTGGTGTATGAGCTTTAGATTTTCTATGACTCTAATCACCACTTGCTTGGTTCTCTTAGGAGCAATAGTGTAAATTCCCCAAAGGCCAACAGCTGCTATATGGCCCTTGAAAATAGGCAACCCAGTCCTCGTTGGTCCCATTCACTTTGACTTTACTAATGGTGGTAAAAACCTGTGTAGGACTTCACTCACTTAAGGAGAATTGACCCATTGGTCATAAAAAGGGAAAAAACAGGCTTCTTTTTTAGCTTTTTATCCATTCTCCCTGACTTCTAAGTAAGTCACTGCCCAAAGACGTGAAAAGCTGGTCACCAGTCAGGGGACACAGTGCCCAGTCATGTGTTCACTGCCCCTATGCCCCACACATTGTTGGGATGCATTACTTCAGACTCAGGCCTAAAACCTGCAGATAATTGGCAATTTTGAACATAACTTTGAACCCTTCCAAGTCATAATATAATGGGTtgtatatttacaaaaatgtgttgCTTCCATTGTTTTGTCCCATTTACAATTACCTTATCTCCAACCAAAAATTTGGTTCCATTAGAGTTCTGGGAAAGAATCCTCTCAAATGCTGACAAGTGATTGGGAAGATCCTTTTCGTACTTCTCTTTGCCTGTGTCCTGCAAAAGAAAATTATTCTTAAGTAATGCAAAATGGATCCAATATCTATCTGCTTGAGGCTATAAATATAGGCAAATAAATAGCTAAATCCCAAAATATATACAAGGGTgaagtcacattagcgtatggcattggatgtgatatgctaatgacccctgacTCAGGCTTTGCTAGCGTGaggcaagtgtcatgcgactgtgacccgatcctgcaatcaggtcacagctgtgaagctgagggcgggcgctgcagaggagagggaggggttaatccccctatCATCTCCATTGTAAGgttgtgcgtatatcacactgcactgggataacatccgagtgcagtccgatgtttctctcgcacccattcacttgaatgggtgcgagtgatacggctgtagcagaaaatcgcagcatgttgcgacttttctcgcatacAGAATCTGcatgtgagaaaagctgaccagCTGCTGTCCTTCAttaactaacattggtcagagtgcaatgcaagattttctcgcattgcactcgtccgtttttcacgctcgtgtgagcatgTCCTTAAAGCGGTTTTCCAAGAATTTGATAAATTGACCCCAGTCAGAAAGTGCAGCCCATCCTAGTCACGTAGCAGGGGGAATTGAAGTCTGAAGAAAATCAGTTTGAGACCTTTGTCTGAACTCAAAGAAGAGCTGTGTCAAACACACACATTTCAGTTGGCTGCCAGAGCAGGGCTGTGACAGGAGGAGAAATAAATCTTCTTGCTGACTGAGCAGAAAGGATCGTTTTTTTCTTTTCTCAGTCCTCCATGAGCAGTCAGTCAGTGAGAGGAATATGTTATTCTCATGTAACAATCCATGCTGTGGAAATTGACTAAAGTATATATGTTTATTATTCCGCTTTTCTGTCAGTTTTTGTAGGAGGTTCCTGAGGGAAGATATGCCTACCAAGTAAATATGGCCTCAAACTGGTTTAGAATTTAATCAGTCGTCCTCTGACCTCAggtaagagaggaggaggaggaggtctggtAAGATCCTGTATAATATATCATGTTAGTAACATCAGTGTCAGACCCCAAGAGTAGCATTAAGTATTGCAGATTTGTCTATATTTCCCGTGGTGTTCTCCACCAGAAGCTTTCATAGATCCAATTCGTAAGACTTATTTGTAATTTATCCCTTTAATTTTATACTATTTTTGCCTTATGcatgtatttttattatttcatcTTTTGTACCTTTTTTGAGCACTGTACTTCTTATTGTATATTAAATCTTAAATGCAACCCCTTTACCACCAGGCCATTTCCCGTTGTTTgtattttgctccccttcttctgagagccataacttttttttatttctccatcaatcttgcaatatgagggcttgtgttttttgggacaggttgtacttttgaatgaaatcattagttttaccatatcgtgtactggaaaatgggaaaaaaaatccaaatgcggtgtaattgcaaaaaaggtgcaattgcacaatggtttttggggtattttattcaccgtgtacactatatggtaaaactgttgggttggtataatgcctcaggtcggtacgggtTTGTAGATATTAaacaagtttacttttatctaaggggttaaaaaaaaattcagacgtttgtccaaaaaaagaatggcTCTTTTTGCTCTATTTTCTGACacctgtaacattctcatttttcgggatctggggctcagggacggcttattttttgtatcttgatctgccgtttttaattatacaatttttgtgcagatgctactttttgattacctcttattgcattttaaaaatttTTTACAACGACCAAaagacgtcattttggcgtttgaaatttttttcttgccatgccgcgtattgatcagattaattgattttatattttaataagaATAAAAGCTGTAAACCTATATaaaattgatatctttatactcctactGTCTCGTAGAATAAATTTTAACCATAATTATTACTGTGGAAAAAAGAGGGATTCAATTAGCTCTCCTGATGGGTGCAGGGCAACTCAACTACCAAGCACATGTGTAATTCAGAAGGATGGCTATCCCACCCCAGCATCAGTAAAAATCCAAGCTGTtatggtaaaataaaaaatatcttcAATTATGTATTTTGAagacatggagaaaaaaaaaatgaatgcaaaaaaattacaaatggcTGACGTGGAAAGGGACTGCTCACTATTCAGACATTCCCTTATCAATCATAATTCTATATTTCCCTCATGTAAAATAAAAACAGCTATTCGTTCCAATGTTGAGGCCTGGTCTCCCAGGGCTCTCATAACATTGTGTCATGTAAGCCCTACATCAAATCAGAATCACTTTAATCTTATTTCCTTCAGACAAAACTAACATCCGGAGCAAGTCACAGAGCAGCAGCACTCACTTCTTCTTCAGTCTTGTTCAAAATCcgtgggtacatagtcccgtgggcacatagcctaatgctttacacgttacaattctgcatacgatgtcgtatgcgatcgtacccgcccccatcgtatgtgtggcacgttcaatttgttgaatgtgccgcacaaacgattaacccccgtcacacgtacttacccgtctatacgacctcaatgtgggtggCGAAtgttcacttcctggagtgagagggacgttcggcgtcacatcgacgtcacgcggcagccagccaatagaagtggaggggcggagatgagcgggacgtaaacatcccgcccacctccttccttccgcatagccggcgggagccgcggacggaggtaagctgtcgttcaatgttcctggggtgtcacacactgcaatgtgtgctgcctcgggaacattgcacaaccgcacgttcattttttgaggaatgaacgacgtgcatgcgatgaacggattttcgttcaatcgcaattgcacggatgttttacatgctacaatcatacttacgatgctggatgtgcgtcacttacgacgtgaccccggcgacacatcgtaagatttattgtagcgtgtaaagcgcccttaagagtgAAGCAGCATTAATTGACTGCAAAACCCATGTGACATAACTCTCTTACACAATCTCCTGAATATCAGGTGCTATCATCCCTGGTATGGTGCCGACACCGGAGGTGAATATAGCTTTTATTATTTTACATGTGGCAAATATAATGATTGAGAagtggggttgtccactacttggaaaacCACTTTTAGTAGAATTagaatgttcattttttttctatacatacaAGCTCATGGATGACCAGGCGGCTGTACTTCAGTCTCAGGTCATCAACACCATCATTCACCATGTCAATGAGTGCGCTCTCCTGGTTACTGCCACCAGCAATCTCTGAGAGGATAACAGAggcattattgtaattattaaaacGTATCAAAGGAATATAATAGTTCACCCTGATTTTTTTCATTGATGAAAATTGTaacttatttttcaacaggatttaAAAACTAGAGAATGTAAAGTTTAGGGTGCAGCCACACAGTCATATGACTCTTTCAAGAATGCTCGAACTGGCCgttggctctcctgacctgagcaagattgctgcacagaaatacatgctgACACGCCCCGTCAGGAGAGCCGACAGTCAGTCCGAGCATTGTGATATGATCCTCAGTCATATGGCCATGTGACTAACATCATTTATCAAAACAATAAAACTTACCATATTTGCGTCCAAGGTATCTCAGAATGGTATTGCTCTGATACAAGACAAAATTTCCATCCTTAAATTGCGGCAGCTGACCAAAAACCTGCAAAACAACCCAAAGATTAATACAAAGGCTGAATTACAGAATGATTATCCTGTTCAattacaaatacagtggaacctcggtttatgagtaacttggtgtgtgagtatttcactatacgagcaacgcttgctgtaaatttgtaagtcagtttacaagcaagctttgctgtacgagcaaatactcaccacacacacttccagtttcgtactttcaccgcgcactgacccgctcttgcagtccgcacaaatacacacaaacacgcacacacacatattatgctcaccttaacttccgttccattgccggcctcctggttcttgtagtccgccggtacaggatgtgtataggGGAACAatcgtgacgatggaggaacttccgctgtcagccgcttctcaaaggcagcgcgctgaccaatcagaggcaagcggctcatgcctttgacgtcagtgctctggcagcggaatctttcggcatcggtcgcgatggttaccctatacacatcctgtaccggcggacgacaagaaccaggaggccggcgatggaacagaaggtaaggtaagcataatgtgtgtgtgtgtgtgtgtgtgtatgagttgaatggcacaatagaggaccaggatggggaattgaacaagttgtggaacgaattgtcagagcttgcattatttcctatgggaaattttgctttgctagacgagtaacttggtttacaagcacactcccagaatggattgttctcgtaaaccaaggttccactgtatcttatTTTTTATACCAACTGAATGCTGTATTATTTTTCAGTCCAATATATGAATCTATGCAATATGCTACAGTGCTCCCTGCTTTGTGATTTAAAGGGATTATCAAGGACTTCATTTTTTTCCTTATGGGCCTAAGCACTTAGCAGGTAGTTGTTAACTACTTGCCTGTTCTGACATGTGACAATCTCAC containing:
- the LOC142309922 gene encoding glutathione S-transferase P 1-like; translation: MTGYVITYFPIRGRAEPIRLLLGDQGVSWKEDEVQLADWFAGKCDIKKQAVFGQLPQFKDGNFVLYQSNTILRYLGRKYEIAGGSNQESALIDMVNDGVDDLRLKYSRLVIHELDTGKEKYEKDLPNHLSAFERILSQNSNGTKFLVGDKISYADYNLLDLLHCHLALFPECLSAFPLLNAYIERITSRPKLSQYLKSEGRTKRPIIPKK